The proteins below come from a single Candidatus Rhabdochlamydia sp. T3358 genomic window:
- the raiA gene encoding ribosome-associated translation inhibitor RaiA codes for MSDKNKFEQDLGYRIDIIGRQVQVTDSIKNHIWNKLSKIERLHNHILHLHVTLEVHKVEHTCVLMVKLDHLKIKAEATSTDMYVSIDRAIDRLHTLICRYKDRIQDHYQKASTTVDMAVDIFKKSEVDQINAEIEEENREREIQALLPPMIIDTKVKPLKTLNTEEALMRIDLSQDQFLVFRAEEDLKLKVLYRRKDGHYGLIRPE; via the coding sequence ATGAGCGACAAAAATAAATTTGAACAAGATCTTGGTTACCGTATTGACATTATCGGGCGCCAGGTTCAAGTAACCGATTCAATAAAGAACCACATCTGGAATAAACTCTCCAAGATTGAACGTTTGCATAATCACATCTTGCATCTACATGTTACATTAGAAGTCCATAAAGTTGAACATACCTGTGTATTAATGGTCAAACTCGATCATCTTAAGATTAAAGCAGAAGCTACAAGTACAGATATGTATGTTTCTATTGATCGAGCAATTGATCGACTACATACTTTAATCTGTCGATATAAAGATAGGATTCAAGATCATTACCAAAAAGCATCTACAACAGTAGATATGGCGGTAGATATTTTTAAAAAATCTGAAGTGGATCAAATTAATGCAGAGATAGAAGAGGAGAATCGAGAAAGAGAAATACAAGCTCTTTTACCTCCTATGATTATTGATACAAAAGTGAAACCGCTTAAGACACTTAATACAGAAGAGGCTCTTATGAGAATAGATCTCTCTCAAGATCAGTTTTTGGTTTTTCGCGCAGAGGAAGACCTTAAATTAAAAGTTCTCTATCGTCGTAAGGACGGCCATTATGGTCTTATCCGACCCGAATAA
- a CDS encoding Fic family protein, protein MQFSPKFTITLSIANALTSIERTRGFLEAATLSEDWIAKMQTRALILEAHHTTHIEGTHLSLDQSEKLLSGKKLSKVDAEDVRELLNYKKAFDFVAGYLLSQKPITEGLIREIHKKLVDKVRGNNAQPGQYRNVQNYVANSKTKEIIYTPPAAYEVPFLMAQLVDWIQNEQTIPSVLVSGIAQFQLVHIHPFLDGNGRTARLLSTLCLYKFGYDFKKLFTISEYYDRNRASYYKAIQSVRDKNMDMTVWLEYFSKALETQMQEIQLKGTHAMKLDIFVAKYKLSKRQKQLLQQLLETNEDFTIQQYESYYPNVNRRTLQRDLSDLVEKKLICQMGGKKVTYYRINLA, encoded by the coding sequence ATGCAATTTTCCCCAAAATTCACTATTACTCTTTCCATAGCAAATGCTTTAACTTCCATTGAGCGCACTCGAGGTTTTCTAGAAGCGGCTACACTCTCAGAAGATTGGATAGCCAAAATGCAAACTAGAGCCCTTATTCTCGAAGCTCACCATACTACTCATATTGAAGGCACCCATTTAAGCTTAGACCAATCTGAAAAGCTACTTTCTGGGAAAAAATTATCCAAAGTAGATGCTGAAGATGTAAGAGAATTGTTAAACTATAAAAAAGCTTTTGATTTTGTAGCTGGCTACCTCCTTTCTCAAAAACCTATTACTGAAGGATTGATCCGAGAAATTCACAAAAAGCTAGTCGATAAAGTTCGAGGAAACAATGCCCAACCAGGTCAATATAGAAATGTCCAAAACTATGTAGCTAACTCAAAAACTAAAGAGATAATTTACACTCCTCCAGCAGCCTATGAAGTTCCTTTTCTTATGGCTCAATTAGTGGATTGGATACAAAATGAGCAAACAATTCCCTCTGTTCTTGTATCTGGCATTGCACAATTTCAATTAGTTCATATCCATCCTTTTCTAGACGGCAATGGCAGAACAGCCCGACTTTTGTCCACTTTATGTCTTTATAAGTTCGGCTATGATTTCAAAAAGCTTTTTACAATAAGTGAATATTACGATCGGAATCGAGCTAGTTATTACAAAGCTATTCAGTCTGTTAGAGACAAGAATATGGACATGACTGTTTGGCTAGAATATTTTTCCAAAGCTCTAGAAACTCAAATGCAAGAAATCCAACTTAAGGGCACCCATGCTATGAAGTTAGATATTTTTGTAGCAAAATACAAACTCTCCAAAAGACAAAAACAGCTATTACAACAACTTTTAGAAACAAACGAAGATTTTACTATTCAGCAATATGAATCATATTACCCGAACGTAAATAGACGTACTCTACAAAGGGACCTTTCTGATCTAGTAGAGAAAAAGCTGATTTGCCAAATGGGGGGGAAAAAAGTAACCTATTATCGAATAAACCTAGCTTGA
- the recO gene encoding DNA repair protein RecO, with protein sequence MEYEKTEGIVLRSLPYQDKNRIVTVFTNCYGILQFIIKGISAKRTDKLALSSPLCQGEYLFYRGKSSLMHFVDGSVLSEHLQLRTKMQHIQAAANLVQIILTSQLPDKPAPKVYQFFYKCLRAIPYFEDTAVLTNSFCIKLLKQEGLLALQPFCSQCKKEAMALHHGESFCSFHAPKFSYKFSQEQWDILLTLAYATTFSQLQNLVSSEYLNEKINQVFQENT encoded by the coding sequence ATGGAATATGAAAAAACAGAAGGAATTGTTTTACGTTCTCTGCCCTATCAAGATAAGAATCGGATCGTCACGGTTTTTACAAATTGTTATGGGATTCTGCAATTTATCATTAAAGGGATCTCGGCCAAAAGAACGGATAAATTAGCGCTAAGCTCTCCTCTTTGTCAGGGAGAATATCTTTTTTATCGTGGTAAAAGCAGTCTCATGCATTTTGTAGATGGATCGGTTTTAAGCGAACATCTACAATTGCGCACAAAAATGCAACACATCCAAGCAGCAGCAAACCTAGTGCAAATTATATTAACTTCTCAATTACCTGATAAACCAGCTCCCAAAGTCTATCAATTTTTCTATAAATGCTTGAGAGCTATTCCCTATTTTGAAGATACAGCTGTTTTAACCAATAGCTTTTGTATAAAATTGCTCAAGCAAGAAGGATTACTTGCCCTACAACCTTTTTGCAGCCAATGCAAAAAAGAAGCAATGGCACTTCATCATGGAGAAAGTTTTTGCAGTTTTCATGCACCAAAATTTTCTTATAAATTTTCACAAGAACAATGGGATATCTTATTGACATTAGCTTATGCGACTACCTTTTCCCAACTTCAAAACCTTGTTTCATCAGAATATTTGAATGAAAAAATCAATCAGGTCTTTCAAGAAAATACTTGA
- a CDS encoding MFS transporter produces MKASFPIFLLYFIDNFSLALVIPVLSSVIFGSQSHLITSSLFWKNISLATLGTVFPLALLFGAPLIGIVSDAIGRKKSFYITITGMVLGNLLVAFAFYVSHFILLVLGRLISGFFSGNTGLCLTVISDLNPDQSKRSKYFGYLTGIGGFGWLSAMFAGGVLTNRKFDSHFSPSLPFIIAALMGIVNLIALIYLFKETHPKKKKIKWELARGPKKLIKVFRISKLRFLLFIQSLFLLSWMMIFQSFSSYSLLEFNSPPTWIALCFLGLSWILGSSLINRFLIKWFSLMNIPCYGLLALSLLLCIASFAHKFVSLSVFDCAAAFIASFTAANIFNLISFSAPSRIQGEIMGLSQAVIAMTQILAPIAIGLFFLHYTLIYLTASAIALGAFLLLLFHKPSLQSKIDELQAEKNLN; encoded by the coding sequence ATGAAAGCTTCCTTTCCCATTTTTTTACTCTATTTTATCGATAATTTTAGCTTAGCGCTTGTGATTCCCGTTTTATCTTCTGTTATTTTTGGTTCTCAGTCCCATCTAATTACCTCTAGTTTATTTTGGAAAAATATTAGCCTTGCCACCTTAGGAACGGTCTTTCCTTTAGCTTTGCTCTTTGGGGCTCCTTTAATAGGAATCGTTTCAGATGCAATCGGCAGGAAGAAATCGTTTTATATTACCATTACTGGGATGGTTTTGGGTAACTTGCTCGTTGCCTTTGCATTTTATGTTTCCCATTTTATTTTATTAGTTCTAGGGCGTTTAATATCTGGTTTTTTCTCAGGGAATACCGGTTTATGTTTAACTGTGATCTCCGATTTGAATCCTGATCAATCTAAGCGTTCCAAATATTTTGGTTATCTAACTGGTATAGGAGGATTTGGTTGGTTATCTGCTATGTTTGCCGGAGGTGTTCTAACCAATCGTAAATTTGATTCTCATTTCTCCCCTTCATTGCCTTTTATAATAGCAGCTCTTATGGGAATCGTGAATTTAATAGCCTTAATTTATTTATTTAAAGAAACACATCCGAAAAAGAAGAAGATTAAATGGGAACTTGCTAGGGGGCCTAAAAAACTAATCAAGGTTTTTCGTATTTCTAAATTGCGTTTTTTACTTTTCATCCAGTCCTTATTTTTATTAAGTTGGATGATGATTTTTCAATCTTTTTCCTCTTATTCTCTTTTAGAATTTAATTCTCCTCCGACCTGGATCGCCTTATGTTTTTTAGGACTTAGCTGGATTCTAGGAAGCTCTTTAATTAACCGCTTTTTAATCAAATGGTTTTCTTTAATGAATATCCCTTGCTACGGTTTATTAGCTTTAAGTCTGCTACTTTGCATAGCCTCTTTTGCTCATAAGTTTGTATCTTTATCTGTTTTTGATTGCGCAGCGGCCTTTATCGCTTCTTTTACAGCAGCAAATATATTCAACCTAATCTCCTTTTCTGCTCCATCACGTATTCAAGGAGAAATCATGGGGTTGAGTCAAGCAGTGATTGCAATGACTCAAATCTTAGCTCCGATAGCCATTGGACTTTTCTTTCTACATTATACTCTTATCTATTTGACGGCCTCGGCTATTGCTTTAGGAGCATTTTTACTTTTGCTATTCCACAAACCTTCTTTGCAATCTAAAATCGATGAGCTTCAAGCTGAAAAAAACTTAAATTAG